The DNA sequence GTTAAGCTCTGCAACTCTTATTGTTTGTCTAAAGGCGTTTGCAGATTCTGTGAGCAGTCAGAAGCGCGCAGCCGCTGATGGAGAATGTCGGGAGGAGAACTTGCTGCAGGAGACGGCATCGAAGGAGGCCGCCATGGCAACCCGCTTGGAAGAAGTCCAGGGAGAACTCAAGCAAGCACGACTCGCTCTCAGCAATGCTCACGCGGAGATTGACAGACTCGGCGTTGTCTCAACTCAACTTAAGAAGGTGCCCTTTCCAAATCAGAATAATACTCTTGTCCTAGGTTGTCATACTTTGAAGTGATTTGAGCATGGCTTTTGTGTGACACAGGACTGTGAGTGCTTGGAAGCAGAGAAAGGCCACCTCAGGGATGAGATGAAGGAATTTAAAGTGCGTGAGCTGCGCCAATTACAGGACAATGGCGAGCTGGAAGAAGAGAACACATCTCTTCAAAAGCAAGTGTCTGTGCTCAAGGAAAACCAGGTCACTTAAATGTACATTTTATACAGTGTGATTTTGACTTTCCTGATCGTAAAAACATTATAATCAAACAAAAATGGTACTAATATTGGCTGTCAATATATACATCACAAACAAATGCTATCGGAATACAAACAGGATGATACATTCTTCCTAATCTGTTTAACTAGCTCAATCACAACGTTGCTCCTATCATGTTTTACAGTCGTCGCCACACATTGTTTGTTGACACAACCTCACAACTAGCCGAAAGCTCGTCTTGCGTTAAGGACACCGGGCAGACCAGTTATTGACTCGCAGGCGAGAACAAAAGGAGTGAATAATTAGCCTTCAGTGCTAGCACTTTGACAACCACAATGCAATTGTTAAATCCAATGTGATGCAAACAGAAAATCCAACTGAACTGCTTCTAAGGGTGTAGCAATGTTAGAAACCACAACTTGCTACACAGCCTATGATGCTTTAAGGTCACTCTTGATTTGTGGTAGAGAAAAGGAAGAGAACACAAAAACTACTTGTCTTTCgtgtaacaaggaacaccttgacATATTAAACGAGAACTAAACTCATTATTGAGTAAATGAAATGAAAGAttcttaaatatttatttgtgtgtgtgcattttctGCACTGCCAATCTCAAATAATGTCCAGTATATAAAgggatggaaataaaaaaagattgaaaaaaACAACCCTCATCTGATGAATTGAGTCttaaaataattgtcaattaCAACCCCATTATTTTCATTTCAGGTAGAGTTTGAATCATTAAAGCTTGAGCTGAACCAAAAGAACGAGGAGCAAGAGGAGCTGCGAGCTCAGATGGAGGAGGCTGCGAGGCTGCGGGAGATTGCAGAGCGTCAATTGGACGAGGTCCTGGAATCCTTGAAGGAAGAGAGGGAGCAGAAAAACAGTCTTCGCCGAGAACTCTCTGCTTTGACCCTGAACCCCTTTGATTCCGTGGGCAACCTGGAGCTCCACTTGGACCAGCTGGATGACAGCCAGGAAGAGGGTCGGACGGGAGAGGATGACGCTCGGGAAACGGACCAGGACGGCAGCGTTAACAACGCCCCCGATTCGGCTCACACCCCTCACGTGGGGGGCTCCAAAACAAATGGCGTCATGCAACGTTACTCCGCTCCACGCAACAGTGACATATTTCTGCGTGCACCAGCTTCTGGGCTTGTGTCTGACCTCTTGAGTGAGCTCCACTTCTCAGACAGCCAAAAACTTAAACAGCAACTCCTTCAGGTACGGACATAATATTTACATCAACAATATGAGTAACTTTTTTTCCCTATTTGTATGCCTACAACATAATTATTTAAACATCTAGCTTCTTCATTCAAACTGATCGATAGATGAACTGATAGATGAGTTTCACTAAAGCTTGTATCTCACTGAACTGTGAGTATTTGCGCACGTAGCAAATGTTGGTCGTCAGGGTTCCTAAAAGGTTGCAAACGGTTACAAACAGCTTTTCTTGTCACAAAGACAAGAAGAACAGTTGATGACTATCAAAACTGTTGGCGAATGTAATGCAAACATCTTTGCGACCATTTGTAATCTTGAACGAATTCtgaccaaaaaaaatcaatgttcaAGCCGTTCGCAAACTCTCGCTAAACACAGTTTAGTCAGCTCATATGGGCAAGCATGTGCTCATAATCTCTTAACCACATGCAAACACTAAACCTCCCAATGTGTGAAAGATTTATTTCAGCAGAATACAAATGGAAAAGTGCAGTTTAGTTTTAGTAACATATAAAAGACATTGCTTGCCTTGCTAAATATTAGCTTTAAAGTGGCAATCATCTCGTGCTTCCTGCTTTAGACCACATCCGCTGTGGGTTAATGTAAAAAAGAGCACTGTTTGGAAATGGCACAGGGTACAGTACAGTATTGTCAGTTTTCGACAGATATATAATAATTTGCAACCTAATTCCAATTTATTTACCAAATAAAAGGATGCTGGAGGATGTGTAATGTCTGGAGTTAGCCCTGCCTGCTTGAAGGAAACCTCTCATTAATGGGGAATGAAATTGGGGGTTGGGTGAAAAAGCGGCAACCGAGCAGATGTTTAGAGTGAAGAGCCGAATGGGGTCAGCCACTGtttcacattaaaaatgcatgcaAGTGGAAAGGTGGTTGGGGGTAATGTGTGTCACACAGACTCCTTATCATTTGACCCGGCCAATTCTGGATTCCGCTTAGAACTGATTATTTGAATGAATTGCTAGACTGCAAATTTGGTCCATTTGTTATCATAAAAAGTGTTTTGTATTCATGtataattttttctttttgacttcCACTTCATTATTCTGATCAATTTGGACAGTCTGATTTGAATTGCAGGCATTAGCACACCAGTCAAACCTAAAATGTGCATACCATAAATTTTCACTAACATTCATGCTTGCCCTGTTTTGTTCTGTGCACGCAGACGGAAAGAGAGAAGTCGAGTCTCGTCAGCAAAGTGGAGGAATTGCAGATGCAGCTGGTGATGTCCAAGCAAGCACTGAGTCAGCATGAGGACAAAGTCGGCTCTCTCACCCAACAGCTCGAGGCTGTGCAGAGCAACCAGCAGCACAATCGCGAGGCAGGCGAGAAAGAGGCCAAGAATGCCGCTGACGTGGTCTTTGATTACGAGGTGGACACAAAGAGCAAAGAAGTGCTAGAGGCACGTATGCGTTCAGCCAGTGAAGAGCTTCTGAAGCTACGGGATGAACTGTCTCAAGCGGGCACTCGTTATAACGCCTTGGAGCAACGATACAAACTAGAGAAGGACAGGTGGCGATCGGAGGCTCAGGAGCTGGCGGATAAGATTCGCCAGTGCATCAAGTCCAGCAGAGAGGACCAGGAGCGGATCAGTGAACTGGAGGTTGAGATCGGAGCCACACGCAAAGTAGCCAGCGATTCCGAAGGCCATTTGAGTGTGGCTCAGGAAGAGCTGCTGGCCTTTTCTGAGGAGCTGTCCAACCTCTATCATCACATCTGTGTGTGTAACAACCTGACCCCCAAACGGGTCACCCTGGACTATTACCGCGAAAGCGCCAGGGCACACGGTGGAGCTGGTGCAAGAAGGCCATTCCATATCTCCACCCCGCCAAACTCCCAGAAGAAGCCACGGCCCAATGACACCTTCATCTCCAAAGCTGCCGCTTTGCAGTTTATGGGGGAGGTCGACAGTTCAGGCTCCTCTGTAGACTCTCCGAGTTGCACCGGTTCCCCC is a window from the Syngnathus scovelli strain Florida chromosome 2, RoL_Ssco_1.2, whole genome shotgun sequence genome containing:
- the zgc:162200 gene encoding protein bicaudal D homolog 2 isoform X2 — encoded protein: MLEAEADADAAGAALAGGAVASMDSEDLRAEVVRLTLELQEATEEKLQAARYGLVVLEEGSALKSKYQQLEEEHEALKVELQQLKEAFADSVSSQKRAAADGECREENLLQETASKEAAMATRLEEVQGELKQARLALSNAHAEIDRLGVVSTQLKKDCECLEAEKGHLRDEMKEFKVRELRQLQDNGELEEENTSLQKQVSVLKENQVEFESLKLELNQKNEEQEELRAQMEEAARLREIAERQLDEVLESLKEEREQKNSLRRELSALTLNPFDSVGNLELHLDQLDDSQEEGRTGEDDARETDQDGSVNNAPDSAHTPHVGGSKTNGVMQRYSAPRNSDIFLRAPASGLVSDLLSELHFSDSQKLKQQLLQTEREKSSLVSKVEELQMQLVMSKQALSQHEDKVGSLTQQLEAVQSNQQHNREAGEKEAKNAADVVFDYEVDTKSKEVLEARMRSASEELLKLRDELSQAGTRYNALEQRYKLEKDRWRSEAQELADKIRQCIKSSREDQERISELEVEIGATRKVASDSEGHLSVAQEELLAFSEELSNLYHHICVCNNLTPKRVTLDYYRESARAHGGAGARRPFHISTPPNSQKKPRPNDTFISKAAALQFMGEVDSSGSSVDSPSCTGSPNLDFRDPSNVRNLVAVIRCQIKHLRVAVDLCRQRGAMPYSGLSSSVEMERDAESLLEEVLKLKSLLSTKREQIATLRTVLKANKQTAELALSNLKTKYETEKSMVSETMMKLRNELKALKEDAATFSSLRVMFASRAETLHYSKPSLHHKDPSSC
- the zgc:162200 gene encoding protein bicaudal D homolog 2 isoform X1, whose amino-acid sequence is MLEAEADADAAGAALAGGAVASMDSEDLRAEVVRLTLELQEATEEKLQAARYGLVVLEEGSALKSKYQQLEEEHEALKVELQQLKEAFADSVSSQKRAAADGECREENLLQETASKEAAMATRLEEVQGELKQARLALSNAHAEIDRLGVVSTQLKKDCECLEAEKGHLRDEMKEFKVRELRQLQDNGELEEENTSLQKQVSVLKENQVEFESLKLELNQKNEEQEELRAQMEEAARLREIAERQLDEVLESLKEEREQKNSLRRELSALTLNPFDSVGNLELHLDQLDDSQEEGRTGEDDARETDQDGSVNNAPDSAHTPHVGGSKTNGVMQRYSAPRNSDIFLRAPASGLVSDLLSELHFSDSQKLKQQLLQTEREKSSLVSKVEELQMQLVMSKQALSQHEDKVGSLTQQLEAVQSNQQHNREAGEKEAKNAADVVFDYEVDTKSKEVLEARMRSASEELLKLRDELSQAGTRYNALEQRYKLEKDRWRSEAQELADKIRQCIKSSREDQERISELEVEIGATRKVASDSEGHLSVAQEELLAFSEELSNLYHHICVCNNLTPKRVTLDYYRESARAHGGAGARRPFHISTPPNSQKKPRPNDTFISKAAALQFMGEVDSSGSSVDSPSCTGSPNLDFRDPSNVRNLVAVIRCQIKHLRVAVDLCRQRGAMPYSGLSSSVEMERDAESLLEEVLKLKSLLSTKREQIATLRTVLKANKQTAELALSNLKTKYETEKSMVSETMMKLRNELKALKEDAATFSSLRVMFASRCDQYVTQLDEMQRQLAAAEDEKKTLNTLLRMAIQQKLALTQRLEDLEAPLSPHSLNSSPRRSRAKELAAKSGRAPRSPKNSPARASMRSSPRASPVLGSSVPAMATHHLRALTRSLHTSPR